AAGGACGAAGCCGCTCGAGCGGCAATGGCGTTTGTTGCAGGTGCATGACCCATCGTCCAGGCAGAACCGTCCCCTTTTGGATTGTTTCTTGGGCGTATCAAGTACGCTTTGAAACTGGCAGTTATCAGTGAATAGGACCTTACGTTTGCTTATACCGCCTTTCATATCCGATGCACCGCGTCCAAACAGTCGTCCCCCGCTAATTTCTCCACCGTGGGGCGGAAAAGTCCAGGGTGCTGAGCCAAGGGGAACGGTGTCCAGGTGTGATGATGTCGCAATAAAAAAACAGGCACGCGGCGCGTGCCCGTCAGTGTTTACGGGGTGACTGATTAGTTTGTCGCAAAACAATAAAAGAGGCCATCACCGCCCGTGCCCTGCAGCGCTTCCATGCCACATCCGCGTGAGGGGTACTGACGGCCAGACCGGATTGCAGCGCTTTACTTTTGGCGTCCCTGAACTTGCCGACGGGCTGAATGTGGCGGCCATCGCGATGGGGCTGTTTGGATTGGGTGAAATCATCCGCAATCTCGAAGGGCCAATGGGTGGTTCCATGCAGGTGTCAAAAGTGACCAGCCTGATGCCGACCCGCGATGACCTG
This Falsihalocynthiibacter arcticus DNA region includes the following protein-coding sequences:
- a CDS encoding M20/M25/M40 family metallo-hydrolase; its protein translation is MFCDKLISHPVNTDGHAPRACFFIATSSHLDTVPLGSAPWTFPPHGGEISGGRLFGRGASDMKGGISKRKVLFTDNCQFQSVLDTPKKQSKRGRFCLDDGSCTCNKRHCRSSGFVLVRIASLFDCCSEGPQSTPF